CCGCAAGAATGTCAGCGAAGTGATGTATGATGTCGGCTACTCCGACACCAAGGCATTCCGGACGACATTCAAGAAGATCACGGGTTTGTCGCCGATTGATTACCGGAATAAGTACAATTGAGAGGTTTCCGTGACAAATGTTGAGATTCTAAGTCACTGCGCCTATTCTGAATTGTCGAGTTGATCGTAAGAAGTACTTACTCAAATGCAAATCTGTTGTATCTTTGTGAGATTGATTTTGCTTCATTCAAGCTGATCGAAACGCATATGTCTTGCCATTTCTTGTCGCTGCCACGGGTTGTTCGCTGTCGTTATGCATCATTGTTCCTACTCACCGCCACTATGCTCAGCGTGCCGTATCGCGGGGAGGCACAATCGATCCCTATGAACGGTCGACTGCAGGGCGAGCCAATCGTCAACACGAGTTCTGGTGGAGCGAATGCTTGGTTCTGTGCCACGACGAGGCATCTCTATCGGTTCCGAAGGGAAGGTCTGATCCCATCTTTGCCCTTCGAGGTCGATACGTGGATCGGCGACTTTACCGCGCCTTCGGGTACGACGATTGTGGATGCATTCTACACCAAAGATAATACGCGTCCGCACGGAATTCTCATCCTTCTCAGTAATGGTGATATCTACTGGATCCAGGAGCATTTCGACGGGAATGTCTATACTTACTTTAGTCCCGTGTATCAAGCACACCTCGGCTCTGTTGGTTCAGATTCATGGACCAAAATAAAAGGTGATGCACTCTATGCGCTGTCGAGTTCGTACATCGATGTCAGTCGCGATAGCAGTCATGCCATTTGGACGCCGGACACGGCCGGACTACCATCGCAGTTTGGCAAGCCGATCCGCATCGGGGACTTCTACCTCGATTCCGAACAGAATGTCTATGCCACGACTGCCGCTGGGCTATTTATCCAGACTCCAACGGGCAGTACATGGACGAAAGTAACCTCGCTCACTGGTTCTGGCTCGGATAATCTCAAGCAGATCTTCATCGATCGGCGCGACCGGATGATCGTCAGCAACAACGGCTCGCAAGGGATATTTATCAGCGTCGATCATGGTTCATCATGGCGAAACGACGCGACGGTCGCGACGATGCGGGGCGCCTCCGATGATAGTTTCGGCGATGACTTCATCTACGGTCAGGATGCGCAAGGAAATCTTGTGCTGCTCAAGTCCAGCGATGGCCTGCAAACATGGCAATCGATTTCCGCTGGCATTACCGCGCAGACCAATGCAAGCGTTGCGATCACCAGCATATCTGGGGACACCATCCTCATTGCCGGGACGACAGCGGGAGTGTACGCGAGTACAGATCGGGGGACAACGTGGACCGCAGCCAATCGAGGCATCAATGCTGAGACATTCCATGGCTTTGCTAAGACCAGTCCCGGATTCTTCATGGCGAGTGATGCGCTCGGTGTTTTTTCGATCAAAGCCGGTGACACCATTTGGTCTAAATCGTATCCTACCAGCGGCTTCTCTTCCCGGACTTCTCTGTATCAGGATGGAATCAGCAATGTCTATGCGCTCGATATTGGGTTGACATCTGCGCTCCCGTTGTTCATTTCGAGTGATCGCGGCGCAAGCTGGCAAGCTGATACTCTTGGAGTGCCTATGCAAAATGCGAACGTTTGGTATGTGGACGAATTCGGCACTCAGCATTTGGCATCCTCCGCGTATGGGAGCAGTTTTCGAAATACGATCTTCGTAAAACCTCGTGGAGGTAGCTGGATGGGAGATACTGCTGGTTACACACCGCAGACACATAGTTATGCGAACTCGATGTCCTCTGATTGGCATGGCATGCTATACCTGAGCGGGGTTGGATTTCCAGGTACCGTCTCAAGACGCCCGATTTCGGGAGGTTCCTGGATTGCGGATACGATAGGGCTCGGATCAGGAATTTACTTTAGTCACATGACTGCGGGACCTGATGGATCGATGTTCGGCAGTACGGGCTCCGATCTGTATCACCA
The window above is part of the Bacteroidota bacterium genome. Proteins encoded here:
- a CDS encoding choice-of-anchor D domain-containing protein; the protein is MNGRLQGEPIVNTSSGGANAWFCATTRHLYRFRREGLIPSLPFEVDTWIGDFTAPSGTTIVDAFYTKDNTRPHGILILLSNGDIYWIQEHFDGNVYTYFSPVYQAHLGSVGSDSWTKIKGDALYALSSSYIDVSRDSSHAIWTPDTAGLPSQFGKPIRIGDFYLDSEQNVYATTAAGLFIQTPTGSTWTKVTSLTGSGSDNLKQIFIDRRDRMIVSNNGSQGIFISVDHGSSWRNDATVATMRGASDDSFGDDFIYGQDAQGNLVLLKSSDGLQTWQSISAGITAQTNASVAITSISGDTILIAGTTAGVYASTDRGTTWTAANRGINAETFHGFAKTSPGFFMASDALGVFSIKAGDTIWSKSYPTSGFSSRTSLYQDGISNVYALDIGLTSALPLFISSDRGASWQADTLGVPMQNANVWYVDEFGTQHLASSAYGSSFRNTIFVKPRGGSWMGDTAGYTPQTHSYANSMSSDWHGMLYLSGVGFPGTVSRRPISGGSWIADTIGLGSGIYFSHMTAGPDGSMFGSTGSDLYHHVSGTWQLIASPPGIQYAYPDAFSVDSNNILFVDWSVTGPGSGIYFTTNVGASWTYAGFGGMKVSGLYSYGDTTYATTSDGIFALVAKPGIAEFTSSVSSVDFGPVAVGQSRDTTILINNNGAIDDTITSITSDNAAFSVIDPPSGIPAFSTTTLTVHFAPVSAGPVSGNLSIASNAAGSPDRIALAGTSGSSGVQSDLVTHSIILGAPYPNPSSGDVTVPIHLGEDGRITILLLDMIGRELATVFDGHLLDGDRQISINLGKITPGAYFLKVRTANEEMVVPILMRK